The Scylla paramamosain isolate STU-SP2022 chromosome 42, ASM3559412v1, whole genome shotgun sequence genome has a segment encoding these proteins:
- the LOC135093315 gene encoding N-alpha-acetyltransferase 80-like translates to MKGEEGLRLVTLHSHPEHIEECMKILNDQWPRSRTMRMRSLSTSCDQFPTSLLLLKTTSHGDTEVIGHSRLNTLPREPDAAWIESVVIRQDLRGAGYGRQLMTRTEEYARISGFSTMYLSTHDQQVFYGKLGYEFCPPVCIYGGSVNKHLIPKQFIPPQLTKGVQALSLKSSVVGKDQKCQPAMKQGAPPPASPAPPDPAVPHPPPLPASSKLTKDHITKIEPSSMTKMYMKKDL, encoded by the exons atgaagggggaggagggcctGAGGCTGGTGACTCTCCATTCCCACCCAGAACACATAGAAGAATGTATGAAGATCCTCAATGACCAGTGGCCCCGCAGCAGGACAatgag GATGAGGTCTCTGAGTACCTCATGTGACCAGTTCCCAACATCCCTGCTCCTCCTAAAGACTACCTCACATGGGGACACGGAGGTGATAGGCCACTCCAGGCTTAACACTCTGCCAAGGGAACCAGACGCTGCCTGGATTGAGTCTGTCGTCATCAGGCAGGACCTGCGAGGGGCTGGGTATGGACGCCAACTTATGACTAGAACAGAGGAATATGCCAGAATCAGTGGCTTCAGCACCATGTACCTGTCAACCCATGACCAGCAGGTGTTTTATGGCAAGCTTGGCTACGAGTTCTGTCCTCCTGTGTGTATCTATGGAGGATCAGTCAACAAACACCTCATACCAAAGCAATTCATTCCTCCACAGTTAACAAAAGGAGTCCAGGCACTGTCCCTGAAGAGCAGTGTGGTGGGGAAGGACCAGAAGTGCCAACCAGCCATGAAACAAGGTGCCCCTCCCCCAGCCAGCCCTGCACCACCAGACCCAGCTGTGCCtcatcctccaccacttcctgcATCCTCAAAATTAACAAAAGATCATATCACAAAAATAGAGCCATCTTCTATGACAAAAATGTACATGAAAAAGGATTTATAA